A section of the Malania oleifera isolate guangnan ecotype guangnan chromosome 2, ASM2987363v1, whole genome shotgun sequence genome encodes:
- the LOC131149591 gene encoding tubulin beta-2 chain-like gives MREILHIQGGQCGNQIGAKFWEVICTEHGIDPTGQYHGDSDLQLERLNVYYNEASCGRFVPRAILMDLEPGTMDSLRSGPYGQIFRPDNFVFGQSGAGNNWAKGHYTEGAELIDSVLDVVRKEAENCDCLQGFQVCHSLGGGTGSGMGTLLISKIREEYPDRMMLTFSVFPSPKVSDTVVEPYNATLSVHQLVENADECMVLDNEALYDICFRTLKLSTPSFGDLNHLISATMSGVTCCLRFPGQLNSDLRKLAVNLIPFPRLHFFMVGFAPLTSCGSQQYRALTVPELSQQMWDAKNMMCAADPRHGRYLTASAMFRGKMSTKEVDEQMLNVQNKNSSYFVEWIPNNVKSTVCDIPPTGLKMASTFIGNSTSIQEMFRRVSEQFTAMFRRKAFLHWYTGEGMDEMEFTEAESNMNDLVSEYQQYQDATADEELDYEDEEEEYQE, from the exons ATGCGTGAAATTCTTCACATCCAAGGAGGCCAATGCGGCAACCAGATAGGGGCCAAGTTCTGGGAGGTGATCTGCACCGAGCACGGCATTGACCCCACCGGGCAGTACCATGGCGACTCCGATCTCCAACTTGAAAGGCTCAATGTCTACTACAACGAGGCCAGTTGCGGCAGGTTCGTTCCCCGTGCCATTCTCATGGATCTTGAACCCGGAACCATGGACAGCCTCAGATCGGGCCCCTACGGCCAGATTTTCCGGCCAGACAACTTCGTCTTCGGCCAGTCGGGGGCTGGAAACAACTGGGCTAAAGGGCATTACACCGAAGGCGCAGAGTTGATCGACTCTGTTCTCGATGTTGTGCGGAAGGAGGCAGAGAACTGTGACTGCTTGCAGG gGTTTCAGGTGTGCCATTCTCTAGGCGGTGGAACAGGTTCTGGGATGGGGACACTATTGATATCAAAGATCAGAGAAGAGTATCCAGACAGGATGATGCTGACTTTCTCAGTTTTCCCCTCTCCCAAAGTCTCTGATACGGTTGTTGAACCTTACAATGCAACTTTGTCTGTTCATCAGCTCGTTGAAAATGCTGATGAGTGCATGGTTCTCGACAACGAAGCTTTATATGACATTTGCTTTCGAACCCTCAAACTCTCAACTCCTAGTT TTGGTGATCTCAACCATTTAATATCTGCTACTATGTCTGGGGTGACGTGTTGCTTGAGGTTCCCAGGCCAGCTTAACTCTGATCTCCGGAAGCTGGCTGTTAACCTCATTCCATTCCCTCGCCTTCACTTCTTCATGGTTGGTTTTGCCCCCCTCACGTCATGCGGGTCTCAGCAGTATCGAGCCCTCACGGTTCCCGAACTCTCTCAGCAGATGTGGGACGCAAAGAACATGATGTGTGCAGCTGATCCTCGACACGGCCGATATCTCACAGCTTCAGCTATGTTCCGAGGAAAAATGAGCACCAAGGAGGTAGATGAGCAGATGCTTAATGTGCAGAACAAGAACTCTTCCTATTTTGTAGAGTGGATTCCCAACAATGTGAAGTCCACTGTTTGCGATATTCCACCCACTGGTCTGAAGATGGCATCGACCTTCATTGGCAACTCAACTTCGATACAAGAGATGTTTCGGAGAGTGAGTGAGCAATTCACAGCCATGTTTAGGAGGAAGGCTTTCTTGCATTGGTACACGggggaaggaatggatgagatgGAGTTCACGGAAGCTGAGAGTAACATGAATGATCTTGTGTCGGAGTACCAGCAGTATCAGGATGCAACGGCAGATGAGGAGTTAGATTACGAGGATGAAGAGGAGGAATATCAGGAATGA